Genomic DNA from Acetobacteroides hydrogenigenes:
TCCTCAAAATTGTGGAGATAGTGATGAAGATAGCCCCCTTAGGGGTGTTTGCGCTGCTCTCTGGTTTGGTGGTCGACTTTAGCGGCGATATTAAGCTTTTTAGCGCTCTAGGTCTTTACGTAGTGACGGTAATTGTTGGTTTAGTATTTATAATTATTATTAACTATGGCAGCATCGTTCTCTTCTTTACTAAGATGCCGCTAAAGCGGTACTACAAGGGTATTATGCCCATTCAGCTGGTGGCCTTCTCTACCAGCTCGAGCGCCGCAACGCTGCCCGTTACCAAGGAGGAATGCGAGAAATCGTTGGGGCTTAGTCCAGAGGTTACCAGCTTTGTGCTTCCGGTTGGAGTAACCATTAATATGGATGGAACGGCCTGTTACCAAGGGGTAGCTGCTGTTTTTATAGCTCAAGTTTTTGGGCTCGATCTAACGTTTACCCAGCAGGTAACCATTGTGCTAACGGCTACGCTTGCCTCTATAGGTACACCTGGTATACCAGGTGCGGCAATTGTGATGCTTATCATGGTGCTTACCTCTGTAGGCATTCCTGTTGAGGGGCTAGCGCTGATTTTGGGCATAGACCGTCCGTTAGATATGCTGCGAACGGTTGTGAACGTGTCGGGCGACTGTGCAGTTGCTACGCTGGTTAACCATGGCGAGGTGGTGCGAAATGCAAAGATGCAAACCGAGTAAAAGCTGACGAGTGCTGATGGGAAATGCAGTAATGCCGGGATAATCACTCCCGGCATTTTTTGTTTGCTGTGCTGGTTGTTTGGAGCCCTAATCGAGTATAAGCTTTTGCATTCCTACGCTATTGGCAATGTTGGCGTACATGCCGTAGCTGGCGATGCTTTTGTATCCGTATTTGGAGTAGAGCTGCATCGCCTCGGGCTGCTTAGTGCTGGTGTGGAGCGCCATCTTGATGAAGTCGTGCTGTGCAGCCCATAGCTCCAGCTCTATTAGAAGCAATGAGGCAACTCCTTTTCTTCGGTACTCTTTACGCACGTACATTCGTTTTATTTCGGCGGTGCTATCGTCGAAAGGCTTAAAGCAGCCGAAACCTATGGGGGTGTTGTCGTCGTAGGC
This window encodes:
- a CDS encoding dicarboxylate/amino acid:cation symporter; protein product: MKKIPLWGKIIIGMVLGVILGILGVQLGFSGFVTDWVKPWGTIFIRLLKLLAVPLVFVSLVKGVASLSDTSKLSRMGIKTLGVYILTTMAAVTVGLLVVNIIAPGDTFPESRRAELMQKYTENLKVNQEQAAAQQELGPMQYVVDIVPDNIISASSDNTKMLQIIFFALLFGVAMVTLKSPVTHVVEQFFDGLNDIILKIVEIVMKIAPLGVFALLSGLVVDFSGDIKLFSALGLYVVTVIVGLVFIIIINYGSIVLFFTKMPLKRYYKGIMPIQLVAFSTSSSAATLPVTKEECEKSLGLSPEVTSFVLPVGVTINMDGTACYQGVAAVFIAQVFGLDLTFTQQVTIVLTATLASIGTPGIPGAAIVMLIMVLTSVGIPVEGLALILGIDRPLDMLRTVVNVSGDCAVATLVNHGEVVRNAKMQTE
- a CDS encoding GNAT family N-acetyltransferase, whose amino-acid sequence is MNLQIIKTNSDNPAFKTLEAELESELSTRNDSIQLQFDHYDTPKNYIDTVVVAYDDNTPIGFGCFKPFDDSTAEIKRMYVRKEYRRKGVASLLLIELELWAAQHDFIKMALHTSTKQPEAMQLYSKYGYKSIASYGMYANIANSVGMQKLILD